In the Leptolyngbya sp. SIO1E4 genome, one interval contains:
- a CDS encoding pentapeptide repeat-containing protein, which yields MSESKAVSDINAPEALLQAYAGGQRAFSGLSLSQADLKGVDLKGADLSYADLSDADLSQANLRGADLSYASLRGTNLSQADLRGTMLIGTDLRQAQVAATNFHDADYDPDETHFPEGFDPIKAEMRRDRP from the coding sequence ATGTCTGAATCCAAGGCAGTATCTGATATAAACGCTCCCGAAGCCCTACTTCAGGCCTATGCAGGAGGCCAACGAGCGTTTTCAGGCTTGAGCCTGAGTCAGGCCGACTTAAAAGGAGTCGACTTGAAAGGGGCCGATTTGAGCTATGCCGATCTGAGTGATGCGGATTTAAGTCAGGCGAATCTTCGGGGAGCAGACCTGAGTTATGCCTCTCTACGAGGTACGAACCTCAGCCAAGCTGACCTGCGTGGCACGATGCTTATTGGCACTGATTTGCGGCAAGCTCAGGTGGCGGCGACAAACTTCCATGACGCTGACTATGACCCCGACGAAACTCATTTCCCTGAAGGGTTTGATCCTATAAAAGCGGAGATGCGCCGCGATCGCCCCTAG
- a CDS encoding universal stress protein: MYRKILVALDQSSARSILLDKAVAMAKAMQADLMLVHALSAYDESSPGLPVRAYHSYYPIVDSVAWETYQKRWEAYEKSGLEELQQLAEAAIAQGVKTEFTQTAGDPGRVICDTARVWESDLIIVGNRGRTGLSEFLLGSVSNYVMHHAACSVLVVHDAMPRERPPTKAEKATSAAPN, translated from the coding sequence ATGTATCGGAAGATCTTGGTTGCACTTGATCAATCTTCGGCTCGCTCTATTTTGCTAGACAAGGCTGTTGCCATGGCGAAAGCAATGCAGGCGGATTTGATGTTGGTGCATGCGCTGTCGGCCTATGACGAATCGAGCCCAGGATTACCTGTACGGGCCTACCACTCCTACTATCCCATCGTAGATAGCGTTGCCTGGGAAACCTACCAGAAGCGTTGGGAAGCCTATGAAAAGTCAGGGCTGGAAGAACTCCAGCAATTAGCCGAGGCGGCCATTGCCCAAGGCGTAAAAACAGAGTTTACTCAAACCGCTGGCGATCCCGGTCGCGTGATTTGCGATACTGCTCGGGTTTGGGAATCTGATCTGATTATTGTCGGTAATCGTGGCCGCACGGGGTTGAGTGAATTTTTGCTGGGCAGCGTTAGCAACTATGTCATGCATCATGCCGCTTGCTCAGTCTTGGTTGTACATGATGCGATGCCCAGAGAGCGTCCGCCAACGAAGGCGGAGAAAGCAACATCGGCAGCCCCTAATTGA
- a CDS encoding leucyl aminopeptidase translates to MDFHLSTQQPPNWAGDCLAIGVTESDLPLSGSLSELNTQLSGLIQELIDETEFKAAADTTATIRISSAGPIRKLALLGLGKQDDFTLETLRRAGAAAARLSKKEKCKTLGISLPTWHENERLTVQAIAEGARLALHEDTRFKSETDNQSFAIERIELLGFSDATAALATAQHMVEGVILARELVAAPPNVVTPEKLAETAREIATTHGLEVEILEKEDCEKLGMGAFLGVAQASDLPPKFIHLTYKPSGTPRRKLAIVGKGLTFDSGGLNLKAGAGSMIEMMKFDMGGAAATLGAAKAIAQIKPDVEVHFISAAAENMISGHALHPGDILTASNGKTIEVNNTDAEGRLTLADALVFAEKLGVDVIVDLATLTGACVVALGDNIAGLWTPANTVAEDLEKAADIAGEKLWRMPLEDKYFEGLKSLVADMKNTGPRFGGAITAALFLKQFVKETPWAHLDIAGPVWNERENAYNSPGATGYGVRTLVQWLLS, encoded by the coding sequence ATGGATTTTCATCTTTCAACTCAGCAGCCTCCTAATTGGGCTGGAGACTGTCTGGCGATCGGCGTCACCGAATCTGACTTGCCCCTCTCAGGCTCCTTATCGGAACTCAATACGCAGCTTTCTGGACTAATCCAAGAACTTATTGACGAGACTGAATTCAAGGCTGCCGCTGACACCACGGCCACCATTCGTATCAGCAGTGCAGGGCCAATTCGTAAGCTCGCGTTGCTGGGCTTAGGCAAGCAAGATGACTTTACGCTAGAAACCCTGAGACGAGCCGGGGCAGCAGCAGCACGTCTGAGTAAGAAAGAGAAATGTAAGACACTTGGTATTTCATTGCCGACATGGCATGAAAATGAACGCCTTACAGTTCAAGCAATCGCCGAGGGGGCACGCTTAGCACTCCACGAAGACACCCGCTTCAAATCTGAAACCGACAACCAGAGTTTTGCAATCGAACGGATTGAGCTGCTGGGGTTCTCTGACGCAACCGCTGCTTTAGCCACCGCTCAACATATGGTTGAAGGTGTCATCTTGGCACGGGAGTTGGTTGCGGCTCCTCCTAATGTTGTTACACCTGAAAAGTTGGCAGAAACAGCCCGTGAGATCGCGACGACTCATGGTCTAGAGGTGGAAATTCTGGAGAAAGAAGATTGTGAAAAATTAGGTATGGGCGCTTTTTTAGGCGTTGCTCAAGCCTCTGACTTGCCGCCTAAGTTTATTCACCTGACCTATAAACCCAGCGGTACGCCCCGCCGCAAACTGGCCATTGTCGGCAAAGGGCTAACCTTTGACTCTGGCGGCCTCAACCTGAAAGCTGGGGCAGGCAGCATGATTGAAATGATGAAATTTGATATGGGGGGTGCCGCTGCCACCCTGGGGGCGGCCAAAGCCATCGCCCAAATCAAGCCTGATGTTGAAGTTCACTTCATCAGTGCTGCTGCTGAAAATATGATCAGCGGTCATGCACTGCATCCCGGTGATATCCTCACTGCTTCGAATGGCAAAACCATCGAAGTCAATAATACAGATGCAGAAGGGCGCCTTACCCTGGCAGATGCCCTCGTATTTGCAGAAAAGTTAGGGGTAGATGTGATCGTTGATTTAGCAACCCTGACTGGCGCCTGTGTCGTGGCCTTAGGCGATAACATTGCCGGCCTATGGACCCCTGCCAACACGGTGGCAGAAGACTTGGAAAAGGCTGCCGATATCGCCGGGGAAAAACTATGGCGAATGCCCCTGGAAGATAAGTACTTTGAGGGTCTAAAGTCCCTCGTGGCGGATATGAAAAATACAGGTCCTCGCTTTGGGGGAGCCATTACGGCTGCCCTCTTTCTCAAACAGTTTGTGAAAGAAACCCCCTGGGCCCACTTAGACATTGCTGGCCCGGTGTGGAACGAACGGGAAAATGCCTACAACAGCCCAGGGGCAACAGGGTACGGTGTGAGGACGCTCGTTCAGTGGCTACTGTCCTGA
- the tatC gene encoding twin-arginine translocase subunit TatC, which produces MTSSPETKTLPAQSTDADQSPYLDEVPNDVEMSLFDHLEELRQRIFYSLILVVIAVIGCFAIVNHIVEWLEVPAQGAKFLQLSPGEYFFVSIKVAGYSGLLVASPFILYQIILFVLPGLTRRERRLMGPLVLGSSVLFFVGLGFAYFALIPAALNFFINYGADVVEQLWSIDRYFEFVLLLLFSTGLAFQVPVIQFLLALLGITSSANMLKGWRYVLLGAAILGAVLTPSTDPITQSLLGGAVLTLYFGGIGLVRLSGR; this is translated from the coding sequence ATGACCTCCTCCCCCGAGACTAAGACCCTACCCGCTCAATCCACCGACGCCGATCAGAGCCCTTATCTTGATGAAGTGCCTAACGACGTCGAGATGTCTCTGTTCGACCACCTGGAAGAATTGAGGCAGCGCATCTTTTACTCACTCATTTTGGTCGTGATTGCCGTCATTGGCTGTTTTGCCATTGTCAACCACATCGTAGAGTGGCTGGAAGTGCCTGCCCAGGGGGCCAAATTTTTACAGCTATCGCCAGGAGAATATTTCTTTGTCTCGATAAAAGTGGCTGGCTACAGTGGGTTGTTAGTCGCTAGCCCCTTTATCCTGTACCAGATTATTTTATTTGTCTTACCAGGGTTAACTCGACGAGAACGGCGCCTCATGGGGCCTCTGGTGTTGGGGTCTAGCGTATTGTTTTTTGTCGGCCTGGGGTTTGCGTATTTTGCCTTGATTCCGGCTGCCTTAAACTTTTTTATTAATTACGGGGCCGATGTTGTCGAACAGCTTTGGTCGATTGATCGCTATTTTGAGTTTGTCTTATTGCTGCTCTTCAGTACCGGCCTGGCGTTTCAGGTGCCGGTTATCCAATTTTTGCTGGCACTCCTAGGCATTACTAGCTCAGCTAACATGCTTAAAGGTTGGCGGTATGTCCTATTGGGTGCGGCTATTTTGGGGGCCGTGCTGACCCCTTCTACCGATCCGATCACACAAAGCTTATTGGGAGGGGCCGTTTTAACCCTTTACTTTGGTGGCATTGGTTTAGTTCGCCTTTCAGGCCGCTAA
- the glpX gene encoding class II fructose-bisphosphatase, translating into MESTLGLEIIEVVEKAAIASARWMGKGDKNTADEVAVEAMRERMNEIHMRGRIVIGEGERDDAPMLYIGEEVGICTRPDAKDFCNPEELLEIDIAVDPCEGTNLCAYGQPGSMAVLAISEKGGLFHAPDFYMKKLAAPAAAKGKVDIRKSATENLKILSECLDRAIDELVVIVMKRDRHNDLIKEIRDAGARVRLISDGDVSAAISCGFSGTNTHALMGIGAAPEGVISAAAMRCLGGHFQGQLIYDPAVVKTGLIGESKDSNIARLKEMGIEDPDKVYEAEELASGETVLFAGCGITPGDLMEGVRFFHGGARTQSLVISSQSKTARFVDTIHMPEQPKIIQLK; encoded by the coding sequence GTGGAAAGCACCCTAGGTTTAGAGATTATTGAAGTTGTTGAAAAAGCGGCGATCGCATCTGCCCGCTGGATGGGTAAGGGCGATAAAAACACTGCTGACGAGGTGGCAGTGGAAGCGATGCGAGAGCGCATGAATGAAATTCACATGCGGGGACGCATTGTGATTGGGGAAGGGGAGCGTGATGACGCTCCGATGCTCTACATCGGTGAAGAAGTGGGCATTTGTACCCGACCCGATGCTAAAGACTTTTGCAACCCTGAAGAGTTGCTTGAGATTGATATTGCAGTTGATCCCTGTGAAGGGACTAACCTGTGCGCCTATGGCCAACCGGGTTCTATGGCAGTGCTGGCGATTTCCGAAAAAGGCGGCCTGTTCCACGCCCCTGATTTCTACATGAAAAAACTGGCAGCGCCTGCAGCCGCTAAAGGCAAAGTGGATATCCGTAAGTCTGCCACAGAAAACCTCAAGATTTTGTCAGAATGCTTGGATCGCGCCATCGATGAACTTGTCGTGATTGTTATGAAGCGCGATCGCCACAACGATTTGATTAAAGAAATTCGGGACGCGGGTGCTCGTGTCCGTCTGATCTCCGATGGAGATGTTTCAGCGGCTATCTCCTGCGGATTTTCTGGCACCAACACCCATGCACTGATGGGGATTGGTGCAGCTCCCGAAGGGGTGATCTCTGCAGCTGCCATGCGGTGTCTGGGAGGACATTTCCAGGGTCAGTTAATTTATGACCCTGCGGTTGTGAAGACTGGCCTGATCGGTGAAAGTAAGGACTCAAACATTGCTCGCCTCAAAGAGATGGGCATTGAAGACCCTGACAAAGTTTATGAAGCTGAGGAATTGGCTTCTGGAGAAACCGTACTATTTGCCGGTTGTGGCATCACTCCCGGTGATTTGATGGAAGGTGTGCGCTTTTTCCACGGCGGCGCCCGGACTCAGAGCTTGGTTATTTCCAGCCAATCAAAAACGGCTCGCTTTGTAGACACCATTCACATGCCCGAGCAACCCAAGATCATTCAGCTCAAGTAA
- a CDS encoding helix-turn-helix domain-containing protein has translation MSPAQQEQLLQVGVYLQGIRKEQGKAVDEVANQIFIRPALLRAIETGDWESLPEPVFVHGFIRRYADYLGLDGREVAKQFEPTPVSVLPDPELANTRGIEGVVKPQDKHSLKVLSKAEAPQSSSTTSVRQARPVTLNKWGVGLGAISILLGGSIWFISRGVLQTATSTPTAETTPTNSSPAEDALEIEPGEPADSAAASAEATADNAEAATSESTGAPITFQVNLEGDSWMRVTVDGEEVYEGILTSGTQQSWTAQSELTVKAGNSGVVLYSFNGGDALPLGAPGAVSDLTLTPDMDPQALQP, from the coding sequence GTGAGTCCAGCCCAACAGGAGCAGCTTCTACAAGTGGGTGTTTACCTCCAAGGCATCCGCAAAGAGCAGGGCAAGGCTGTCGATGAGGTCGCTAACCAGATCTTTATTCGTCCAGCGTTGCTACGGGCAATTGAGACGGGCGATTGGGAATCTTTGCCTGAACCGGTCTTTGTCCATGGGTTTATCCGCAGATATGCAGACTATCTGGGGCTAGACGGGCGAGAAGTTGCCAAGCAATTTGAACCAACGCCTGTGTCTGTTTTGCCGGATCCTGAGTTGGCAAACACTCGGGGCATTGAAGGGGTTGTTAAGCCGCAAGACAAGCACAGTCTCAAAGTGCTCTCTAAGGCTGAAGCACCCCAGAGCAGCAGCACGACGAGTGTTCGCCAAGCGCGCCCAGTTACGCTGAACAAATGGGGTGTGGGCTTAGGGGCGATCTCGATTTTGCTTGGGGGCAGCATTTGGTTCATTAGCCGAGGTGTTCTGCAAACGGCTACCTCGACCCCAACGGCAGAAACTACCCCTACCAATTCCTCTCCCGCTGAAGATGCGCTTGAAATTGAGCCAGGTGAACCGGCTGATTCTGCCGCAGCTTCTGCCGAGGCAACGGCAGACAATGCAGAAGCGGCCACCAGCGAATCGACAGGTGCACCCATTACCTTTCAGGTGAATTTAGAAGGAGATTCTTGGATGCGCGTTACGGTCGATGGAGAAGAGGTGTATGAAGGCATCCTGACAAGCGGCACCCAACAGTCCTGGACGGCTCAAAGTGAGTTAACCGTGAAAGCAGGTAACTCTGGGGTTGTTTTGTACTCCTTCAATGGGGGAGATGCGTTGCCCCTGGGTGCCCCAGGAGCTGTTAGCGATCTCACGCTGACCCCTGATATGGATCCTCAAGCATTACAACCCTAG
- a CDS encoding glutamyl-tRNA reductase: MNIAVVGLSHKTAPVEVREKLSIPTPQTAAAIAHLTSYPHIDEVSILSTCNRLEIHIVTTQADQGVREVIQFLAEYGKVPLADLREHLFILLHQDAVMHLLRVSAGLDSLVLGEGQILAQVKHAHKLGQQHKGVGRILNRLLKQAITAGKRVRTETSIGTGAVSISSAAAELAKLKRPDLATCRISILGAGKMARLLVQHLLSKDPCQITLLNRSIGRANELAAQFNGANIQTGTLDTMLETVCNSDVVFTCTSATEPILDRAKLEPVVTPGRQVMLFDISVPRNVHSDVNELDTVQAFNVDDLKAVVAQNQESRRRMAMEAETLLEEELEAFMDWWRSLDTVFTISSLRSKVESIREQELEKALSRLGGEFGSKQQEVIEALTRGIVNKILHDPMVQLRAQRDIEARKQAMHTLHTLFDLEPLSNERFG; the protein is encoded by the coding sequence ATGAATATTGCTGTTGTGGGTTTGAGCCATAAAACTGCGCCGGTTGAAGTTCGTGAAAAACTCAGCATTCCTACGCCCCAGACGGCGGCGGCGATCGCCCACCTCACCAGTTATCCTCACATTGATGAAGTGTCGATTCTAAGCACTTGCAATCGTCTGGAAATCCACATTGTTACAACGCAGGCTGACCAAGGCGTTCGAGAGGTTATTCAGTTCCTGGCTGAGTACGGCAAAGTTCCTTTAGCAGATCTCCGAGAGCACTTGTTTATCTTGCTGCACCAAGACGCAGTCATGCACCTTCTGCGGGTTTCTGCAGGGCTTGATAGTTTGGTGCTGGGGGAAGGTCAAATTTTGGCGCAGGTCAAGCATGCCCACAAACTAGGGCAGCAGCATAAAGGGGTCGGGCGGATTCTCAATCGGTTGCTTAAGCAAGCCATCACCGCTGGAAAACGAGTCCGCACAGAAACCAGTATTGGAACCGGTGCCGTATCCATTAGCTCTGCAGCGGCTGAACTCGCCAAACTAAAAAGGCCTGATCTCGCGACCTGTCGCATTAGCATTCTGGGAGCGGGCAAAATGGCTCGCCTCTTAGTTCAACACCTGCTGTCTAAAGATCCCTGCCAGATCACCCTGCTTAATCGATCCATTGGCCGTGCCAACGAACTAGCGGCACAGTTTAACGGTGCCAACATTCAAACAGGCACCCTGGATACGATGCTGGAAACCGTCTGCAACTCGGACGTGGTCTTTACCTGCACGTCGGCAACTGAACCAATTCTAGACCGGGCCAAGCTAGAGCCTGTGGTTACGCCTGGTCGACAGGTCATGCTGTTTGATATTTCGGTGCCTCGCAACGTCCACAGCGATGTGAACGAACTGGATACGGTGCAAGCGTTCAACGTTGATGACCTGAAGGCGGTCGTGGCTCAAAACCAAGAGAGTCGCCGCCGCATGGCGATGGAAGCCGAAACGCTTCTAGAAGAAGAACTGGAAGCGTTTATGGACTGGTGGCGATCGCTCGATACAGTGTTCACCATCAGCAGTTTGCGAAGCAAGGTCGAGTCAATTCGCGAACAGGAGCTAGAAAAGGCGCTGTCTCGATTGGGCGGAGAGTTTGGTAGCAAGCAGCAAGAGGTGATTGAAGCCTTGACCCGAGGGATTGTGAATAAAATTCTGCACGATCCGATGGTGCAACTCCGAGCCCAGCGCGATATTGAAGCCCGCAAGCAGGCCATGCACACTTTACACACCCTGTTTGATCTAGAACCCCTCTCCAACGAGAGGTTCGGCTAG
- a CDS encoding zinc ribbon domain-containing protein encodes MAYTCELSPGQRLHVDNIGEQTVVTLSSGSAGQQQQSTSRFTTGAWVQPPQMFGTEQGLIIQLTTAQGVQHLQLQGTQMSWMAGNPTLSNAQLMPMNTVSSTAGSSMPSMQPMQPMQPMKPMQPMQPMKMGNMEMNANPMEMRMGNMEMRMGNMNGDAPKPKFCTQCGTPVKPNDRFCANCGHQLGA; translated from the coding sequence ATGGCATATACCTGTGAACTCAGCCCTGGGCAAAGACTTCACGTAGATAATATCGGTGAGCAAACAGTCGTCACTTTGTCATCTGGCAGTGCTGGCCAGCAGCAGCAGTCTACAAGCCGATTTACAACCGGGGCTTGGGTGCAACCGCCACAAATGTTTGGTACTGAGCAGGGCTTGATTATTCAACTCACAACGGCGCAGGGGGTGCAACATTTGCAACTGCAGGGCACCCAAATGAGCTGGATGGCAGGGAATCCAACCCTCAGTAATGCCCAGCTAATGCCCATGAATACGGTGTCATCAACGGCAGGGAGCAGCATGCCATCGATGCAGCCGATGCAGCCGATGCAGCCGATGAAACCCATGCAGCCGATGCAGCCGATGAAAATGGGGAACATGGAGATGAACGCAAACCCCATGGAGATGCGCATGGGCAACATGGAAATGCGGATGGGCAACATGAACGGCGATGCCCCTAAACCAAAGTTTTGCACTCAGTGTGGTACGCCAGTGAAGCCCAACGATCGCTTCTGTGCCAACTGTGGTCATCAGCTCGGTGCCTAA
- a CDS encoding transglycosylase SLT domain-containing protein: MGKRLKKWMPWIALSGVSALGLGVTLAFANTAGWLSGRSRATGTLANISQSAKHLADADSQVFALALQPPARRAEALNAIASQRKSSDQVRARYLLASDLIAQGQGGQALPLLETLPEDYPVLAVHTRIKQGEAQNVSGQPEAAQKTWKTVLQTDGDQPAAAEALFHLGQQQPEYWEQLIQEFPAHPRSVEIAYKKLVETPNHPSEKALLMVMARHGLYHPEVLTMVDRLVETYGAQLTPEDWQAVGFANWENQRYKAAGEAYSKAPATPQTRYRAARGLEIGAQRTAAIAGYRALNTQFPDAPETATGLLKLSYLVNEEAALGVLDQVIQRFPDHAGEALLEKAKLLDALNSPDTAAKAREILLTEYSASEAAATLRARYARNASTAGNWSGALKWADELLKENADADNAAEIGFWAGKWALRAGQTQDAAKRFEGVIREYPESYFAWRSAVYLGWEVGDFQTVRSLQPTVVLPTRRDPLPAGSDTLQELYLLGQDREAWAVWQVEFSDPQNPSLEEQFTDGVLRVGVGDNLDGMFMVSSLHWRDEPEAQTIYPTLRQHPAYGQTLYPFPFADAIAQWSAQRNLNPLLVTALIRQESRFEPQIRSVVGAAGLMQVMPETAAWIQTQTEIPTYDLDNPNDNIKLGTWYLDYTHQEYSNHSLYAVASYNAGPGNVADWIARQNYLDTDDFVDKIPFPETKDYVKSVFGGYWNYLRLYNPEIAQRLQKTRRNGSS, translated from the coding sequence ATGGGGAAACGTTTGAAAAAGTGGATGCCCTGGATAGCGCTGTCGGGGGTGAGTGCGTTGGGGTTAGGGGTGACGCTGGCGTTTGCGAATACAGCCGGATGGTTATCGGGGCGATCTCGGGCCACTGGCACGCTTGCAAATATTAGTCAATCTGCTAAGCATTTGGCAGATGCTGATTCCCAGGTGTTTGCTTTGGCTCTTCAGCCACCTGCCAGGCGAGCAGAAGCTTTGAATGCGATCGCATCCCAACGGAAATCCTCTGATCAGGTGCGAGCCCGGTATCTTTTAGCCTCAGACTTGATTGCCCAGGGACAGGGGGGCCAGGCACTGCCCTTATTGGAAACCCTGCCGGAAGATTATCCAGTCCTTGCTGTCCATACCCGTATCAAGCAGGGAGAGGCGCAAAACGTGAGCGGGCAGCCGGAGGCCGCCCAGAAAACCTGGAAAACAGTGTTGCAAACCGATGGAGACCAGCCAGCGGCGGCTGAGGCTTTGTTTCATTTAGGTCAGCAACAGCCTGAATATTGGGAGCAGCTCATTCAGGAATTTCCTGCCCATCCTCGCAGTGTAGAGATTGCCTACAAAAAGCTTGTCGAAACTCCCAATCATCCAAGTGAGAAAGCGTTGTTGATGGTGATGGCTCGCCATGGCCTATATCATCCGGAAGTGCTGACGATGGTGGATCGCTTGGTCGAGACCTATGGTGCACAGTTGACGCCAGAGGATTGGCAAGCTGTGGGGTTTGCCAATTGGGAGAATCAGCGCTACAAAGCCGCCGGAGAAGCCTACAGCAAAGCCCCTGCCACCCCTCAAACCCGATATCGTGCCGCCAGAGGTCTGGAAATTGGGGCGCAGCGGACAGCCGCGATCGCGGGTTACCGAGCCCTAAATACCCAGTTCCCAGATGCCCCTGAAACAGCGACAGGGCTCCTGAAACTCTCCTACCTAGTGAATGAAGAAGCGGCCCTGGGGGTGCTAGATCAGGTCATTCAAAGATTCCCGGATCATGCTGGGGAAGCCTTGCTGGAGAAAGCAAAATTATTAGATGCCTTAAATAGCCCTGACACAGCCGCGAAAGCGCGGGAGATACTGCTCACCGAATATAGTGCCTCAGAGGCTGCTGCGACGCTCCGGGCGCGCTATGCCCGCAATGCCAGTACAGCTGGAAATTGGTCTGGCGCCTTAAAGTGGGCCGATGAGCTGTTAAAGGAAAATGCCGACGCTGATAATGCTGCCGAGATTGGCTTTTGGGCCGGGAAATGGGCTTTGCGGGCTGGGCAAACCCAAGATGCTGCCAAGCGATTTGAAGGCGTGATTCGGGAATATCCCGAGTCTTATTTTGCCTGGCGATCAGCTGTGTATTTAGGCTGGGAGGTGGGCGATTTCCAAACGGTGCGATCGCTCCAGCCTACGGTTGTGTTGCCTACTCGACGAGATCCCCTACCCGCCGGATCGGATACGCTGCAGGAACTCTATCTCCTAGGCCAGGATCGAGAGGCCTGGGCCGTTTGGCAAGTTGAATTTAGCGATCCCCAAAATCCCTCTCTAGAAGAGCAATTCACAGACGGTGTGTTGCGGGTAGGCGTGGGCGACAACTTAGATGGCATGTTTATGGTGTCAAGTCTGCATTGGCGTGACGAGCCTGAAGCCCAAACCATTTACCCAACCCTGCGACAACATCCAGCCTATGGGCAAACGCTTTATCCATTTCCCTTCGCCGATGCCATTGCCCAATGGTCGGCTCAGCGAAACCTTAACCCCCTTCTTGTCACGGCTCTGATCCGGCAAGAATCTCGCTTTGAGCCCCAGATTCGGTCTGTGGTTGGGGCGGCTGGATTGATGCAGGTAATGCCAGAAACCGCGGCTTGGATCCAGACTCAAACTGAGATTCCAACCTACGATTTGGACAACCCCAATGACAACATCAAGCTGGGTACCTGGTATCTTGACTATACTCATCAGGAATACAGTAACCATTCTCTGTATGCAGTCGCAAGCTACAATGCCGGCCCTGGGAATGTTGCCGATTGGATTGCTCGCCAAAATTATCTTGACACCGATGACTTTGTAGATAAGATTCCGTTTCCAGAAACGAAGGACTACGTAAAATCTGTATTTGGAGGATATTGGAACTATTTGCGGCTTTATAACCCTGAAATTGCTCAGCGTCTTCAGAAAACCCGGCGCAATGGTTCTTCATGA